From the genome of Halomonas sp. MCCC 1A13316, one region includes:
- a CDS encoding acyl-CoA thioesterase — protein MFVRTIEPAFYDTDALGHVNNTRLPAWFELARNDLFRLFTPDLDPRKWRLIMARMEIDYRAELHYGSDVEIRTYVSRLGNSSFTVTQEAWQKGEMTNLGHTVMVHFDHDTKRAVPIEGELRAALEAHLQPIAEPASA, from the coding sequence ATGTTCGTGCGCACCATCGAACCCGCCTTCTACGACACCGATGCCCTGGGTCATGTCAACAATACCCGGCTGCCGGCCTGGTTCGAGCTGGCACGCAACGACCTGTTCCGCCTGTTCACGCCGGACCTGGATCCGCGCAAGTGGCGGCTGATCATGGCGCGCATGGAGATCGACTATCGTGCCGAGCTGCACTACGGCAGCGATGTCGAGATTCGTACCTATGTTTCACGGCTGGGCAACAGCTCCTTCACCGTGACCCAGGAGGCGTGGCAGAAGGGCGAGATGACCAACCTGGGCCATACCGTAATGGTGCACTTCGATCACGACACCAAGCGCGCCGTACCCATCGAGGGCGAGCTGCGTGCAGCGCTCGAAGCCCACCTACAGCCGATCGCTGAGCCGGCCAGCGCATGA